In Sebastes fasciatus isolate fSebFas1 chromosome 8, fSebFas1.pri, whole genome shotgun sequence, the DNA window GTTCAACAGGTCGGGTAGTGGGGACTTTATCAGGGCTgaacgattatggccaaaatgataatcaccaATATTTATCACgatattatttattacaattatgtattgattttagcaacaacacatttatattgataattaattaataatttaatttaattaatgcactttgacattaaaataaacGGAGAGCTGCTTTCACCTCCAcgctgtgctacattcctgctaacgTACAAATCTGTTGACCTTTGAGAGCAACAATAAGAGGCTAGATaatcaatcatcatcatcatcatcatcatcatcatcatcatcatcatcatgtgctcgtcgtctcctcctcctctgtcccccccccctcccctctccagGGTTAGGACTGGCGTTCAACTTGAATCCAGCCCTCACTATGATCGGTAAATACTTCTACCATCGCCGTCCCATCGCCAACGGCATCGCCATGGCGGGCAGCCCCGTGTTCCTGTCCACGCTGGCACCTCTTAACTCGTGGCTGTACGATGAGTTCGGGTGGCGAGGCAGCTTCCTGATCCTGGGAGGACTCCTGTTCAACTGCTGCGTGGCCGGATCCCTCATGCGCCCCATCGGACCCAAACCTCAGCCCGCCAAGCCCGACACGGAGGCGGGCGAGGCCAAGGCGGTGGAGGTGGCGCCTAAGAAGACGGTCCTGCAGACCATCAACTCCTTCATCGACCTGACGCTGTTCAAACACCGCGGCTTCCTGCTCTACCTGATGGGCAACGTCATCATGTTCTTCGGCCTCTTCGCGCCGCTCGTCTTCCTCTCTAACTACGCCAAGAGTAAAGACATCAGCAAAGAGAAAGCCGCCTTACTGCTGTCCATTCTGGCGTTCGTCGACATGTTCGCCCGGCCCTCCATGGGCATGCTGGCCAACACCAAGTGGGTCCGGCCCAGGATTCAGTACTTCTTCGCCGCCGCCGTCCTCTACAACGGAGTGTGTCACGTGCTGGCGCCGCTGTCGGTGGACTACACCGGATTCGTGGTGTACGCCATCTTCTTTGGTTTCGCTTTTGGCTGGCTGAGTTCGGTGCTGTTTGAGACGCTGATGGACCTGGTGGGAGCTCAGAGGTTCTCCTCGGCCGTGGGTCTGGTCACCATAGTGGAGTGTGGGCCGGTTCTGTTGGGCCCGCCGCTAACAGGTAAGACGGGAAGAGGGCGGGCTGGAAGGTTGTAGTCACTTAGACGGCATCAACTCACCGTCACTAAAGACGGTTTAACTTCAGGACAACCCGTGTTCAACTGATTCCACatgttctgcttctgctcctgtcagaGGTCCAGTCAACCAGAACCACTGTGAGGGTCTTTACATGTATGACTTAATTAACTCATCTTTGCTGCAATGAGTGGATATTGATGTTAAGCTCCAAATGAAACAAGCGATAGTGCTCTGAGGGAACATTTCaaacactgaacaaacactttcccagaatgcaacaggcctctctgaagctctgaaactgaaaatactaaagaaatagaataaaacagaaCATTGTGCACTAGGAGGAGTCTCTAATTAGTTCCACCTCGACTATATTTAAACATTCAGAGCATCCGAACATTGATTGTTCCAGTGGAGTCTGAGATAGGTCGAATCATCGGGCCGACGCTAGAGACGGGAGGAGAGGACCGGCTCCCGTTAACAAGAACAATACGACTgagtcagcaggaggagagctagtaccgttagccgttagcagcacGGTCCTGCTCGggtaaataacggagctacggACGTTaaaggaggtgccattgagttacattatgaggTGTTCAAGACCTGCTCACTAAAAGTGACTATTGgttgaaggtaaattacaacgtcatcgtgatgcgttcaaatgtaatctggtaaaatcacatttttggtgagaaacttgaataaatccagatgtttgtaggagatgttttcacgtCAATATAAattagatattagagagaattatgacctgattAACTTCATAACACTAATGTAGCTCTAAAcaggttattataataataataatattacatcaTTACAACTACAGAAAGGTGCATCGCTAGTTTAGACAAACTCCTAATGACTGTTAAATCTGAagcatctctctgtctgtccctctgtctctctgtctctctctatctctgtctctctgtctctctgtctctctctatctctgtctctctgtctgtccctctgtctctctgtctctctgtctgtccctctgtctctctgtctctctctatctctgtctctctgtctctctctatctctgtctctctgtctctctgtctgtccctctgtctctctgtctctctctatctctgtctctctgtctctctctatctctgtctctctgtctgtctctctctctgtctctctgtctctctgtctctctctctctctctgtctctgtctgtctctctgtctctctctatctgtctctctgtctctgtctctctgtctctgtctgtctctctgtctctctgtctctctctctgtctgtctctctgtctctctgtctctctctctctctctgtctctgtctgtctctctgtctctctctatctgtctctctgtctctgtttctctgtctctgtctgtctctctgtctctctgtctctctctctgtctgtctctctgtctctctgtctctgtctcttcaggTAGTTTCTAtaactactaccaccactacgaCTACACCTACGTGTCCTCTGGCATCATCCTGATGGTGTCCAGTGTGGTCCTCTTCCTGGGGATGGGCATCAACTACCGGCTGCTGGCcaaggagaagagagagcaggagaagagagagagggaggagccCAAAGAGGAGCGCACCGCCATGTTGGCGCCTCCCTCACCCTCCAAATCAGACGAGGAGGCGGAGGGGGACAAAGTACCGGCTGCCGTCCCGCTGGAAGACGTCGCCAAGATGGACGAGGACACGGTGTAGAAAACTCCAAAACAACTGGACTCAGGAaggacacacacaacaacacacctaAAGCAAccacatagacatatatatatatatatacactgtataaatatatatatatgtacatatataacaACCCTGAAGCCATAGAAACATTCTTCTATCTTCACTAAACACTGAGACCTCCTGCTGGGACACAAAGCTTCCTTCATGAAGCTCCTCCGGCAGCTGGACACCTCTGGTTCCTGACGTGCCTTTGGTGAACTCAAACATCACGTTTATTAACGAGGACGGTAAAAACCCAGAAGACTAGTGAGCCGTTACTCTCTCAGGGTGGTGAGCTGCCGTAAagcttcacaaacacacagaaacacactcgaCCTCCACTCAAGCTGAGGCTCagacatactacatcctgtcaCTGCTCCAGTCCTCCGGGTCTGGACCTGAACTAAAGGACTCCTTAATACGACCGTAGATCCACTAAATCTCTTCACACCTTCGTTCACCTTTTAACCCTTAGTCCAGGACCACCACAGGGACCTTTTAACCCTTAGTCCAGGACCACCACAGGGACCTTTTAACCCTTAGTCCAGGACCACCACAGGGACCTTTTAACCCTTAGTCCAGGACCACCACAGGGACCTTTTAACCCTTAGTCCAGGACCACCACAGGGACCTTTTAACCCTTAGTCCAGGACCACCACAGGGACTTTTAACCCTTAGTCCAGGACCACCACAGGGACTTTTTAACCCTTAGTCCAGGACCACCACAGGGACCTTTTAACCCTTAGTCCAGGACCACCACAGGGACCTTTTAACCCTTAGTCTAGGACCACCACAGGGACCTTTTAACCCTTAGTCTAGGACCACCACAGGGACTTTTAACCCTTAGTCCAGGACCACCACAGGGACCTTTTAACCCTTAGTCCAGGACCACCACAGGGACTTTTTAACCCTTAGTCCAGGACCACCACAGGGACCTTTTAACCCTTAGTCCAGGACCACCACAGGGACCTTTTAACCCTTAGTCCAGGACCACCACAGGGACTTTTAACCCTTAGTCCAGGACCACCACAGGGACTTTTTAACCCTTAGTCCAGGACCACCACAGGGACCTTTTAACCCTTAGTCCAGGACCACCACAGGGACCTTTTAACCCTTAGTCTAGGACCACCACAGGGACCTTTTAACCCTTAGTCTAGGACCACCACAGGGACTTTTAACCCTTAGTCCAGGACCACCACAGGGACCTTTTAACCCTTAGTCCAGGACCACCACAGGGACTTTTTAACCCTTAGTCCAGGACCACCACAGGGACCTTTTAACCCTTAGTCCAGGACCACCACAGGGACCTTTTAACCCTTAGTCCAGGACCACCACAGGGACCTTTAACCCTTAGTCTAGGACCACCACAGGGACTTTTAACCCTTAGTCCAGGACCACCACAGGGACCTTTTAACCCTTAGTCCAGGACCACCACAGGGACCTTTTAACCCTTAGTCCAGGACCACCACAGGGACTTTTAACCCTTAGTCCAGGACCACCACAGGGACCTTTTAACCCTTAGTCCAGGACCACCACAGGGACCTTTTAACCCTTAGTCCAGGACCACCACAGGGACCTTTAACCCTTAGTTCAGGACCACCACAGGGACCTTTTAACCCTTAGTCCAGGACCACCACAGGGACCTTTTAACCCTTAGTCCAGGACCACCACAGGGACCTTTTAACCCTTAGTCCAGGACCACCACAGGGACCTTTTAACCCTTAGTCCAGGACCACCACAGGGACCTTTTAACCCTTAGTCCAGGACCACCACAGGGACCTTTTAACCCTTAGTCCAGGACCACCACAGGGACTTTTTAACCCTTAGTCCAGGACCACCACAGGGACCTTTTAACCCTTAGTCCAGGACCACCACAGGGACTTTTAACCCTTAGTCCAGGACCACCACAGGGACTTTTTAACCCTTAGTCCAGGACCACCACAGGGACCTTTTAACCCTTAGTCTAGGACCACCACAGGGACCTTTTAACCCTTAGTCCAGGACCACCACAGGGACATTTTAACCCTTAGTCCAGGACCACCACAGGGACTTTTAACCCTTAGTCTAGGACCACCACAGGGACCTTTTAACCCTTAGTCCAGGACCACCACAGGGACATTTTAACCCTTAGTCCAGGACCACCACAGGGACTTTTAACCCTTAGTCTAGGACCACCACAGGGACCTTTAACCCTTAGTCTAGGACCACCACAGGGACTTTTAACCCTTAGTCCAGGACCACCACAGGGACATTTTAACCCTTAGTCCAGGACCACCACAGGGACTTTTAACCCTTAGTCTAGGACCACCACAGGGACTTTTTAACCCTTAGTCCAGGACCACCACAGGGACCTTTTAACCCTTAGTCCAGGACCACCACAGGGACTTTTTAACCCTTAGTCTAGGACCACCACAGGGACCTTTTAACCCTTAGTCCAGGACCACCACAGGGACTTTTTAACCCTTAGTCCAGGACCACCACAGGGACCTTTTAACCCTTAGTCCAGGACCACCACAGGGACTTTTTAACCCTTAGTCCAGGACCACCACAGGGATCTTTAACCCTTAGTCCAGGACCACCACAGGGACCTTTTAACCCTTAGTCTAGGACCACCACAGGGACTTTTAACCCTTAGTCCAGGACCACCACAGGGACATTTTAACCCTTAGTCCAGGACCACCACAGGGACCTTTTAACCCTTAGTCTAGGATATAGATATAGGAGAGTAAGGAAGGTGAAAATTAATGTAGGAATCTTTAGAGAGGTCCTGATGGTCCCAATAGTCCCAATGGTCCTGATGGTCCTGGTGGTCCTGATGGTCCTGGTGGTCCTGATGGTACTGGTGGTCCCGTTGGTCCATAAATGTGAGTGTAGTTTAGAGTCGTCTTCCCTCAGACCAGAGCACTAACACACCGTCGTGTTGATGAAGACacattgaagaagaagaagaagaagaagaacgctcacacagtcccccccccccccattgaTTCACCTGCTGAGTAACCAGCTCTCACAGTATCACATGACACCACACGCTGGTTTCttttggggtggggggggtttaCTGGGTTTACTGGGTGTGTATGTGGTGGTTCCAGCTGTCCAGCTGTGGAGCCAAAATAGGAACAAAAATCTGAAATCACACCAAATcatgattattgatcatttagAACTTTAGGAGTCACAGAACCTGAGAGTGATGTTAAAGAGGGACTAACTCAACCTGTACAACTCGTATAACACATGTACAACATGTATAACatgtataacacattataacacatgtACAACACATGTACAACATGTATAACatgtataacacattataacacttTGTAGTTTACAGTTGTATCAACAGAATAATCTATTTGAACTGTTTATGACAATCTGACAACCAGTCATCTTTTCTGATGGATTTACATGTATTTggatgaaagtgtgtgtgtgtgtgtgtgtgtgtgtgtgtgtgtgtgtgtgtgtgtgtgtgtgtgtgtgagaaccaCACTGAATGTGTCATAtcacgttattattattttagttttaataCTCAGTGATTCATCACACGTCGATCAATGACAGTTTACCGCCAACATCTCCAGACTGAAGGGAACAAACAGACCTGAGACCTCGTCCTGAAGGAGCCTTCCTCCTGTTCTCttgtttctcagtgtggttctatgaggttctgatccagagtcagtgtattactacagtagatggagttagtagaaacagacaggagttactgaaCCACGGTAGTGTTCTGCTGTAGACGGGTCCGGCAGCAGGACGGATCTTTATAAACATACTCTAAAGGACGCTGCTGATTGGGTGATACTTTACGTTTTTCCACCGCAGGAGCTTTCCCCCAGAACCAAGAACCTTCTGAGGATCTCATTGTGTTTGGCAAAGGGGGGTTGGGGGCGGGACCACGGGGGGACCAGGCTATTTATtttaagttctggggacatcCCTCCAGAAAGGCCCTGGTGGGGGGTGAGGGTAGTAGGCTACAGGAACCTTTGGGGTGGTAAAACGCACACAGCGCTGCTGTTTCAACAGCTTCAACCCGTACCGCTTCATTAGGGTGAGGGTTAGTACTCTGATGGGTTaggggggttagggttagtactctggggggttagggttagtactctggggggttagggttagtacTCTGATGTTGGTTTAGGACGAGGAGATCGAGGGTTCTGGTCtgtttgttggatttgttgacaataacaaaaatatagaatatgaGCAGTTTTATCTTTTCTATCTTTTACAATCTGAAGATAAATTGTTGAGCTGAAGGAAGCTGAAGGTTGTGTTTGTGTAACGGAGCGCTACGTCTGTGTTTTATGCCCTTTACATTTCAGTGTGATGTCATCGGTGCACGTTTACACGGTTACTGCATCACGACCGCTTTCAAACAACTTCTGCTAGTTTTACGGACCAGATGTGAGTATTAGTTTCCAGACCAGTTCATCACAAAGTGTACGTTGTTGATGTAATTTGATTTGGACCAACGGGAGACTAGTTTCTGTCTCATCCTACCTAAGGtgtccacctgtccacctgtccacaGACATGAATCTGAATCTAATGTCTTCTCCTGTTGGTGGACGGGTTCATATCTGAGAGGACGGAGTAGAGACATTAGATGTCTCAGCAGACTGACACTCACCACATTATGGTTATATaaatatactattatattattatatataatatactgttatattattatataataatatactgttatattatatataatatactattataatatataatatactattatattatataataatatactgttatattattatatataatatactattaTTACTCAACAGGTTTCATTGACCCTGATCACCACCAGGTC includes these proteins:
- the LOC141773314 gene encoding monocarboxylate transporter 1-like, which gives rise to MPPAAGGPVGYTPPEGGWGWVVVVGAFISIGFSYAFPKSITVFFKEIEVIFDATPSQVSWISSIMLAVMYAGGPLSSILVNKFGSRPIILVGGCLAGSGLISASFCNTVEQLYFFIGVVGGLGLAFNLNPALTMIGKYFYHRRPIANGIAMAGSPVFLSTLAPLNSWLYDEFGWRGSFLILGGLLFNCCVAGSLMRPIGPKPQPAKPDTEAGEAKAVEVAPKKTVLQTINSFIDLTLFKHRGFLLYLMGNVIMFFGLFAPLVFLSNYAKSKDISKEKAALLLSILAFVDMFARPSMGMLANTKWVRPRIQYFFAAAVLYNGVCHVLAPLSVDYTGFVVYAIFFGFAFGWLSSVLFETLMDLVGAQRFSSAVGLVTIVECGPVLLGPPLTGSFYNYYHHYDYTYVSSGIILMVSSVVLFLGMGINYRLLAKEKREQEKREREEPKEERTAMLAPPSPSKSDEEAEGDKVPAAVPLEDVAKMDEDTV